A single region of the Acidobacteriota bacterium genome encodes:
- a CDS encoding cell division protein ZapA has product MDQSVSVKIFHRTYRLRSRGDAQHVRDLADYVDRHMVRISDRTPTVDTLRVAILAALSIADECLSAQRRLERVEATVCRKSGELNELLRSALSPEGSERT; this is encoded by the coding sequence ATGGATCAGAGCGTCAGTGTCAAGATCTTTCACCGTACGTATCGTCTTCGGAGCCGAGGTGATGCCCAACATGTCCGGGACCTGGCAGACTACGTGGACCGCCACATGGTCCGGATCTCCGACCGGACGCCGACGGTAGACACGCTCAGGGTCGCCATTTTGGCCGCGTTGAGCATTGCCGACGAGTGCCTTTCCGCCCAAAGGCGGCTAGAAAGAGTTGAAGCGACGGTCTGCCGCAAGAGCGGAGAATTGAACGAGCTCTTGAGGTCCGCGCTGAGTCCTGAGGGTTCCGAACGGACCTGA